The following proteins are encoded in a genomic region of Paenibacillus sp. FSL R7-0273:
- a CDS encoding alpha/beta hydrolase family protein, translated as MHTTISECDFSCIRDGLTIRGKAFIPEGDKLPAIIVSHGFGGNSKDLYTYCRTLASWGYAAYCFDFCGGSAHGQGKSDGATTEMTVLTECGDLKAVMDYVKSQPYTDSGKITLMGFSQGGFVSALSAAQRPDEVEALILIYPALCIPDDARKGALGGSSYDVNKVPDIIDCGKMQLGKSFHETVAGMDPFEEISPFKGPVLLLHGTEDQVVDYTYAVKARGVYAPGQCQLQLIQEAGHSFTEKQSASAMVSIQQFLLGKKEILTISVQITGREIRKEEGSYRQSAVLFTGNSDSAYFKGHIEPGAEDVQEHVEDQLVSIRADYTLEGTDYTGEQCRIHIVNQSVNGEWKPAIETDSTALAFLNHEDLTAALEGYTGGLTVRIYSAVPRNS; from the coding sequence ATGCACACAACTATTTCTGAATGTGATTTCAGCTGTATCCGGGACGGGTTGACCATCCGCGGAAAAGCGTTTATTCCGGAGGGTGACAAGCTTCCGGCCATCATTGTCAGTCATGGATTTGGCGGAAATTCAAAGGATCTCTATACATACTGCCGGACCTTGGCATCCTGGGGCTATGCGGCGTACTGTTTTGATTTTTGCGGCGGCAGTGCGCACGGGCAAGGCAAGAGTGACGGAGCAACAACAGAGATGACTGTGCTGACCGAATGCGGGGACCTGAAGGCTGTTATGGATTACGTCAAAAGCCAACCGTATACAGATTCAGGAAAAATAACGCTCATGGGCTTCAGCCAGGGCGGATTCGTATCAGCGCTGTCCGCAGCACAGCGCCCGGATGAAGTTGAAGCGCTGATTCTCATCTACCCTGCGCTCTGCATACCCGATGATGCCCGCAAGGGTGCTCTTGGCGGCTCCTCCTATGACGTCAATAAGGTGCCGGATATTATTGATTGCGGAAAAATGCAGCTTGGTAAGAGCTTTCATGAGACAGTAGCAGGTATGGACCCTTTTGAAGAAATCTCACCCTTCAAAGGCCCCGTGCTGCTGTTGCACGGCACTGAGGATCAGGTCGTAGACTACACGTATGCCGTTAAAGCCCGCGGAGTCTACGCGCCGGGCCAATGTCAGCTTCAGCTGATTCAGGAGGCGGGACATTCCTTTACCGAGAAACAGAGTGCCAGTGCCATGGTATCCATACAGCAGTTTTTGCTTGGGAAAAAAGAGATTTTAACCATAAGTGTCCAAATTACCGGCCGGGAGATCCGCAAGGAAGAAGGTTCGTATAGACAGTCAGCCGTACTCTTTACGGGAAACAGTGACAGCGCCTATTTCAAGGGACATATTGAACCCGGAGCGGAAGACGTGCAGGAGCATGTGGAGGATCAATTAGTCAGTATCCGGGCCGATTATACGTTAGAGGGCACGGATTATACAGGTGAGCAGTGCCGGATACATATCGTCAACCAGAGTGTGAACGGGGAATGGAAGCCTGCTATCGAAACTGACAGTACGGCACTTGCTTTCCTGAATCACGAAGATTTAACGGCAGCACTGGAGGGGTATACAGGCGGGCTTACTGTACGGATTTATTCGGCGGTACCCCGGAACAGCTGA
- a CDS encoding LCP family protein — MSLKVKRIAAVSLMIFIVIAVFVIYYISSVYKGLDDLSKADASSPLAEVKASEEKIEEPPKWAGKEPVNILLMGVDARGTAKGEIPRSDSMMVVSLDPVREQIHVFSILRDTYVQIPDHGKNRINTAITHGPKTAMSAVSDLLGIPIQFYVYTDFQGFIKLVDAVGGVDFYVEKDMNYESIADKHQYDINLKEGQQHLDGTTALQYVRFRHDALSDYSRTKRQRDFTDAIVQKMKSTTSIMKLPSILEEVSPYIDTNLTVNDMWKLATVGYQSVIEASEQIPPTSLVKETYAGKAAVLAVSSSDELKEYVRNVLDGSSEAQAEEGEQQVEEAIQ, encoded by the coding sequence ATGTCGCTAAAAGTGAAAAGGATTGCAGCGGTTTCATTAATGATTTTCATTGTAATAGCCGTATTTGTCATTTATTATATCTCGTCTGTTTATAAGGGGCTGGATGATTTAAGTAAAGCCGATGCCAGCTCTCCCTTGGCCGAGGTAAAGGCTAGTGAAGAGAAGATTGAAGAGCCGCCTAAATGGGCGGGCAAGGAGCCGGTAAATATTTTGTTAATGGGAGTAGATGCCCGTGGAACCGCTAAAGGTGAAATTCCCAGATCCGACAGCATGATGGTAGTCTCTCTGGACCCTGTCCGTGAGCAGATTCATGTATTTTCCATTCTCCGTGACACTTATGTCCAAATCCCTGACCACGGCAAGAATCGCATTAATACGGCCATAACTCACGGTCCCAAAACAGCGATGAGTGCAGTAAGTGATTTGCTGGGCATTCCCATCCAATTTTACGTATACACGGACTTTCAAGGATTTATTAAGCTCGTAGATGCTGTAGGCGGAGTCGACTTTTATGTGGAGAAGGACATGAACTATGAAAGCATAGCTGATAAGCATCAATATGACATTAACCTGAAGGAGGGGCAGCAGCATCTGGATGGAACAACGGCACTGCAATATGTCCGGTTTCGTCATGATGCTTTGTCCGACTACTCCCGTACGAAACGCCAGCGGGATTTCACCGATGCAATCGTTCAAAAAATGAAAAGCACCACCTCCATTATGAAGCTTCCATCCATCCTCGAGGAGGTCAGCCCGTATATTGATACCAATCTGACGGTGAACGATATGTGGAAGCTGGCAACAGTGGGCTACCAAAGTGTAATCGAGGCAAGCGAGCAGATTCCTCCTACGAGTCTGGTCAAAGAGACCTATGCGGGAAAAGCAGCAGTGCTGGCCGTCTCCAGCAGCGATGAATTGAAGGAATATGTCCGGAATGTCCTTGACGGAAGTTCTGAGGCACAGGCAGAAGAGGGGGAGCAGCAGGTTGAAGAAGCTATTCAATAA
- a CDS encoding SGNH/GDSL hydrolase family protein, whose protein sequence is MKNKGSGRVLLFVVLFAALVYLGVHKETSSEPGEGVVVHQPAAQSQQPVVQSQQPVSRSTPQPQPPTFTGKEVTVIGDSVMVGVEPYLKELLPDVTVDGKESRQMVQAQKLLAELKANGTLGNYIIIELGTNGPFNKKQLRNILTALSDAKQVLLVTTRVPKGWQDTVNATIKEVVPEFNNAKVVDWYVASEGKPDYFYKDGVHLKPEGSRYYASLLLAALQEQ, encoded by the coding sequence ATGAAAAATAAAGGATCTGGAAGGGTATTGCTGTTTGTTGTTCTATTTGCTGCTCTGGTGTACCTTGGCGTACATAAGGAGACTTCATCGGAGCCGGGTGAAGGAGTTGTTGTACATCAGCCGGCTGCACAGAGTCAACAGCCGGTCGTACAGAGTCAACAGCCGGTTTCAAGAAGCACTCCGCAGCCGCAACCCCCTACGTTTACCGGAAAAGAAGTAACCGTCATTGGTGATTCAGTTATGGTGGGAGTCGAACCCTACCTGAAAGAGCTGCTTCCTGATGTTACGGTGGATGGCAAGGAAAGCAGACAGATGGTGCAGGCGCAGAAGCTGCTTGCTGAATTAAAAGCAAACGGGACACTGGGCAATTACATCATTATAGAGCTTGGTACAAATGGTCCATTCAATAAAAAACAGCTTCGCAATATATTAACTGCACTGTCTGATGCCAAACAGGTGCTTCTTGTGACTACCCGGGTGCCAAAGGGGTGGCAGGATACGGTTAACGCAACGATTAAGGAGGTTGTTCCTGAATTCAATAACGCTAAGGTTGTGGATTGGTATGTCGCAAGTGAAGGGAAGCCGGATTATTTCTACAAAGACGGAGTGCACTTAAAACCGGAGGGCAGCAGATATTACGCATCTCTTCTCCTTGCAGCTCTCCAGGAACAATAA
- a CDS encoding response regulator transcription factor: MLKILVVEDDKEINYAVCLFLKQSGYDAVGCLDANEAYNVMYAEAFDLIISDIMMPKIDGFEFAETVRRLNQEIPILFVTARDDLTSKQKGFRAGIDDYMVKPIELDELILRIKALLRRAGIASSKQLTIGGLVINAEERSASLDGEDIPLTVREFNLLFKMLSYPKKTFTRSQLMDEFWDTESGSGPRAVDVYITKLREKFAACTDFEIVTVHGLGYKAVVK, encoded by the coding sequence ATGCTTAAGATACTGGTTGTGGAAGATGACAAGGAAATTAACTATGCGGTTTGTTTATTTCTTAAACAGAGCGGATATGATGCAGTAGGCTGTCTTGATGCCAATGAAGCCTACAATGTCATGTATGCAGAGGCGTTTGACCTGATTATCTCCGATATTATGATGCCAAAGATTGACGGATTTGAATTTGCGGAAACAGTGAGGCGTTTAAATCAGGAGATTCCGATCCTTTTTGTGACCGCACGGGACGATCTGACCTCCAAGCAGAAGGGATTTCGCGCGGGCATCGATGACTATATGGTCAAGCCAATAGAGCTGGATGAACTCATTCTGCGAATCAAGGCACTGCTGCGACGTGCCGGAATTGCCAGCAGCAAACAGCTGACAATAGGCGGGCTGGTCATCAATGCAGAGGAGCGTTCAGCCAGCCTGGATGGAGAAGATATCCCCCTGACAGTCCGGGAGTTCAATCTTCTGTTTAAGATGCTGTCTTATCCAAAGAAAACCTTTACCCGCTCTCAGCTGATGGACGAGTTCTGGGATACCGAAAGTGGCTCCGGTCCGCGTGCGGTAGATGTTTATATAACTAAGCTACGGGAAAAGTTTGCTGCTTGCACTGATTTTGAAATTGTTACGGTACATGGTCTCGGCTACAAAGCGGTAGTTAAATGA
- a CDS encoding S-layer homology domain-containing protein produces the protein MKKLFNKGALALLIVLSLLTDATAYGDSRVSREETAQVLEMSNNVASMTEKRIFQVSFHLPKGADSKKISWTYGDKPLSEWKVYEQRDYTGPSFITVSQEQVEGGQYSASITFDLPYGSDNLAEPRLQRQLFGSLMGTYELAARVDGQVIAKASVKLIPYDSFLSYDELKPAIDKVTSQAAVLNNRYIHTESIGKSVEGRDIYLTIVAKDKQTVDKYQNVTHPAMMNNPKQLQADVKSGVFGDYAVPVWLNNIHPNESPGVDAIFNYFKSLALESRISYNTTLPDGDASETIMNIDDVLKKVFFLLVYTDNPDGRFHTSRVNANDFDLNRDNAYQTQPETRSVTEQIAKWSPLSFLDLHGFDKNFLIEPATPPHDPNIEYDLLMNSMLEQAKAMGEAGIANTKYDYYHVPYEEHQKFVLDPKYISKGTASGWDDASPAYTAVFAMHHGALGHTLEMPENNEESVKALYYSAAAATSYVMDNQEKLFINQLKIYERGINNLDDRAVDKYLVNARNEEIGRPRKGNTNFFPEYYVMPVDPGVQKNALEAYRMVEYFLRNGVKVERSTEQVRVGGMAYPAGSFVVNMHQAMRGLVNLVLYDGVDLSDAEWVTAEIVQNFPDLRGFNRYEIRQPDIFTGKTQPVTSVTVPGTTLPGNAGYVIIHNTNNDAIRAVNELLSSGKTVTMLTAGTEKDKAGDFVVSYQDLKPLLAKYLFDADAFGKGEPKGQLLKHQTVAALGEPEMVLKGLGFEVTADQEKADILVNTFDSEELVRSGRPYIAYGSMGMMNIKDLIPGFAFAGPDWEPYEGLFMADVEQDNMITGPYDEQELFYTVTGSYIEAVPRTAKVLASISSEDHFFKAGWWPGHSAAKGKIMAFTYNGNNKHLTVFANDLTNKAHPQHQFRLLANAIFSSPAANAAVPVPVVKFNDLNSVESWAGESILELVNLGALQGAGDDRFKPLQPVTRAEFLTMIIKAFDLSVPDAEISFTDVPLSSWYYPYVASAVEAKLADGAGGERFDPNRLITRQEMAQMAANVLRLSAEYSLRDSSKALATFSDREAIAPYAREAVAMLTEAEVIAGLSPAVFGPHEAASRAQAAVIISRLRDVYY, from the coding sequence TTGAAGAAGCTATTCAATAAAGGTGCGCTGGCGCTGTTAATAGTACTATCGCTGCTGACAGATGCAACGGCTTATGGTGACAGCAGGGTGAGCCGGGAGGAAACCGCTCAGGTGCTGGAAATGAGCAATAACGTGGCATCCATGACGGAAAAGAGGATTTTTCAAGTCAGCTTTCATCTGCCGAAGGGAGCAGATTCGAAAAAGATCAGCTGGACCTACGGGGACAAGCCTTTATCCGAATGGAAAGTGTATGAACAACGTGATTATACCGGACCGTCCTTCATCACCGTCAGTCAAGAGCAGGTAGAAGGAGGCCAATATTCGGCAAGTATTACCTTTGATCTCCCGTACGGCAGTGATAATCTGGCAGAACCACGCTTGCAGCGGCAATTATTCGGATCCCTAATGGGAACCTATGAACTGGCGGCACGAGTTGACGGACAAGTGATTGCAAAGGCATCAGTAAAATTAATCCCATATGATAGCTTTCTGTCTTATGATGAACTGAAGCCGGCAATCGATAAAGTTACATCACAAGCGGCTGTCCTCAATAACAGGTACATTCATACCGAATCCATTGGAAAATCAGTTGAAGGAAGGGATATCTACCTCACCATTGTTGCAAAAGACAAGCAGACGGTAGATAAATACCAGAATGTTACACACCCTGCGATGATGAATAACCCTAAGCAGCTGCAGGCTGATGTAAAGTCAGGGGTATTCGGCGATTACGCGGTGCCCGTCTGGTTGAACAATATTCACCCGAATGAATCCCCGGGAGTCGATGCTATTTTCAACTATTTCAAGTCTTTGGCACTGGAGAGCCGGATTTCGTATAATACAACACTGCCGGATGGAGATGCAAGTGAAACCATCATGAATATAGATGACGTGTTAAAAAAGGTGTTTTTCCTTCTGGTCTACACGGATAATCCAGACGGGCGGTTTCATACTTCCAGAGTCAATGCCAACGATTTTGATCTGAACCGGGATAACGCATATCAGACACAGCCGGAGACGCGCAGCGTAACGGAGCAAATCGCCAAGTGGTCTCCGCTTTCTTTTCTTGATTTGCATGGTTTTGATAAAAACTTCCTGATTGAACCGGCTACGCCGCCGCATGATCCGAACATCGAGTATGATCTGCTAATGAACAGTATGCTGGAGCAGGCTAAGGCGATGGGCGAAGCTGGTATTGCCAACACAAAGTATGATTACTATCATGTTCCCTATGAAGAACACCAGAAGTTTGTATTAGATCCCAAATACATATCTAAGGGAACAGCATCGGGCTGGGATGATGCTTCTCCGGCGTATACTGCCGTATTTGCCATGCACCACGGGGCTTTGGGACACACGCTGGAAATGCCGGAGAACAACGAAGAGTCTGTAAAAGCACTGTACTACAGCGCGGCAGCAGCCACATCCTATGTTATGGACAATCAGGAGAAGCTGTTTATTAATCAGCTCAAAATCTATGAGCGCGGTATAAATAATCTGGATGATCGTGCAGTGGATAAATATTTAGTCAATGCAAGGAATGAAGAAATTGGCCGACCGCGCAAAGGAAATACAAATTTCTTCCCGGAATATTATGTGATGCCGGTGGACCCGGGTGTACAGAAAAATGCGCTTGAAGCATACCGCATGGTTGAATATTTCCTGCGGAACGGAGTGAAGGTTGAGCGTTCAACTGAACAGGTAAGAGTAGGAGGTATGGCGTATCCTGCGGGCTCTTTTGTAGTGAATATGCATCAGGCCATGCGGGGGCTGGTTAATCTTGTCTTGTATGACGGTGTTGATCTATCCGATGCTGAATGGGTTACCGCAGAAATCGTTCAGAACTTCCCTGACCTGCGTGGATTTAATCGTTATGAGATCCGTCAGCCGGATATATTTACAGGCAAAACGCAGCCTGTAACCTCGGTAACCGTGCCTGGAACAACGCTGCCTGGCAATGCAGGTTATGTTATTATTCATAATACAAATAATGATGCAATAAGGGCTGTCAATGAGTTACTCTCCTCAGGTAAAACGGTGACGATGCTTACAGCGGGTACAGAGAAGGACAAAGCCGGGGATTTTGTTGTTTCTTATCAGGACTTGAAACCGCTGCTTGCAAAATATCTTTTTGATGCAGATGCATTTGGAAAAGGCGAACCGAAAGGACAGTTGCTAAAACATCAGACTGTAGCCGCGTTAGGTGAACCGGAAATGGTGTTGAAGGGTTTGGGTTTTGAAGTGACTGCAGACCAGGAGAAGGCAGATATTCTGGTGAATACGTTTGATTCTGAAGAGCTGGTCCGCAGCGGCAGGCCTTATATTGCTTACGGCAGCATGGGGATGATGAACATCAAGGATCTGATTCCCGGGTTCGCTTTTGCCGGCCCTGACTGGGAGCCTTATGAAGGTTTGTTTATGGCAGATGTCGAGCAGGATAACATGATCACCGGACCTTATGATGAGCAGGAGCTTTTTTATACTGTAACCGGCTCATATATTGAAGCTGTGCCGAGAACGGCAAAGGTGCTTGCAAGTATAAGCAGTGAAGATCATTTCTTCAAAGCAGGCTGGTGGCCGGGTCATTCGGCTGCCAAAGGGAAGATAATGGCCTTCACCTATAACGGCAACAATAAGCACCTTACAGTGTTCGCTAATGATCTGACGAATAAAGCTCATCCCCAGCATCAATTCCGGCTGCTGGCGAACGCCATATTCAGTTCGCCTGCTGCGAACGCAGCAGTTCCGGTCCCTGTTGTAAAGTTCAATGATTTGAATAGCGTAGAGTCATGGGCAGGGGAATCAATCCTTGAACTCGTAAATCTGGGGGCGCTGCAAGGAGCCGGTGATGACCGCTTCAAGCCGCTGCAGCCTGTTACCCGTGCAGAGTTTCTGACAATGATCATAAAGGCCTTTGATTTGTCAGTACCCGATGCAGAAATCTCATTTACAGACGTTCCATTATCAAGCTGGTATTATCCGTATGTTGCTTCAGCTGTAGAAGCAAAGCTGGCTGATGGTGCCGGCGGAGAAAGGTTTGATCCTAATCGTCTGATCACACGCCAGGAGATGGCGCAAATGGCGGCTAATGTACTCAGGCTGTCTGCGGAATATTCACTCCGTGATTCTAGCAAAGCCCTAGCTACATTCTCCGACCGGGAAGCCATTGCTCCTTATGCCAGAGAAGCAGTCGCAATGCTGACGGAAGCCGAAGTCATTGCAGGCTTATCCCCGGCAGTCTTTGGTCCTCATGAGGCTGCCAGCCGTGCACAGGCTGCGGTGATAATCAGCCGGCTGAGGGATGTCTACTATTGA
- a CDS encoding NAD-dependent epimerase/dehydratase family protein translates to MNMNTIYLLTGAAGLLGNNVAASLIAQGKQVRALVLEGDPAAEHIPHGAEIFIGDVTDIASLERFYTVPEGTGLIVIHCASIVSVSPLPSLKVYDVNVTGTQNIVDLCISRKAKKLVYVSSTGAIPELPHGEMILEPEVLDAEAVVGYYSKTKALATQIVQRAVKEHNLDASIVYPSGICGPNDYAFGPVAHLIMQYCDGKMSVGFEGSFNSVDVRDLAEGVIACSEKGTKGEGYIMSNEMVPIRRMFDLISAASGAPVVETILPADVMLSNATRTIPDGPDKEAQLATLKFGLYNMTRNNNFSSEKAQTELGYRTRSFDDTITDEVRWLISIGKVIDRTAANA, encoded by the coding sequence ATGAATATGAATACTATCTATCTACTGACCGGAGCAGCCGGACTACTGGGAAACAATGTTGCCGCCTCACTGATTGCCCAGGGTAAGCAGGTCCGGGCGCTTGTCCTGGAGGGAGATCCGGCAGCTGAACATATCCCCCATGGAGCAGAGATCTTTATCGGCGATGTGACAGATATTGCTTCGCTGGAGCGTTTTTACACTGTACCGGAAGGCACTGGTTTGATCGTCATTCATTGTGCAAGTATCGTATCAGTGTCCCCGCTGCCCAGTCTGAAGGTGTATGACGTGAATGTTACCGGTACACAGAATATCGTTGATCTCTGTATTTCCCGCAAGGCCAAGAAGCTGGTATACGTGAGCTCGACAGGCGCTATTCCAGAATTACCGCATGGGGAAATGATCCTCGAGCCGGAGGTTCTGGATGCGGAAGCAGTTGTCGGATACTATAGTAAAACCAAAGCACTCGCGACCCAAATCGTCCAAAGAGCGGTAAAAGAGCATAATCTGGATGCATCCATTGTTTATCCTTCAGGCATATGCGGACCCAATGATTACGCGTTCGGACCGGTAGCGCATTTGATTATGCAATATTGCGATGGGAAAATGTCTGTCGGCTTCGAAGGCTCCTTCAATTCTGTAGATGTACGTGATCTGGCGGAGGGAGTTATCGCTTGTTCAGAGAAAGGAACCAAGGGTGAAGGGTACATTATGAGCAATGAAATGGTGCCGATCCGCCGGATGTTTGACCTCATCAGCGCCGCGAGCGGTGCGCCGGTAGTAGAAACCATCTTGCCGGCGGATGTTATGTTATCCAATGCTACACGAACCATACCTGATGGACCGGATAAAGAGGCTCAGCTGGCGACACTGAAATTCGGACTGTATAACATGACCCGCAATAATAACTTTTCCTCAGAGAAGGCACAAACCGAGCTCGGCTACCGGACCCGCTCGTTCGATGATACCATTACGGATGAAGTCCGGTGGCTTATCAGCATCGGTAAAGTGATTGACCGTACGGCGGCAAACGCCTGA